A DNA window from Maribellus comscasis contains the following coding sequences:
- a CDS encoding DUF4301 family protein produces MFSEKDKLQIQNRGSNIEIVNQQIEKFKKGFPFLHVEEAASVGKGIIQLDQEKLQKNIKRYEAKVISGIKPLKFVPASGAASRMFKALFEALEECETSKTPEEVLKENKAVKQFVDEIEKFAFYQELKNKISENSEEESCKNQVGYLLSEKGLNYGSLPKGLLKFHKYKNIDRTPFEEHLAEGAKYAKDSAGKVRLHFTVSPEHQESFENLLQKIKEPYENELSVTFEISFSQQKPSTDTIAVDLENEPFREADGSLLFRPGGHGALIENLNDLDADIIFIKNIDNVVPDKLKKSTIDYKKALAGVLLKYQEKIFLYQKELNEKHPVALDHAFLAEAANFLENQLNTKPAESQYYTEKEQLYHYLKEKYNRPLRVCGMVKNEGEPGGGPFWAKNPDETVSLQVVESSQIDPNSMQQQTIISHATHFNPVDLVCGVKNYKGEKYNLLEYTDPATGFISKKSKDGKNLKAQELPGLWNGAMSNWNTLFAEVPIETFNPVKTVNDLLREQHQ; encoded by the coding sequence ATGTTCTCTGAAAAAGACAAACTACAAATACAAAATCGCGGAAGCAACATTGAAATTGTAAATCAGCAGATTGAAAAATTCAAAAAAGGTTTTCCTTTTTTGCATGTTGAAGAAGCTGCTTCTGTTGGCAAGGGGATTATTCAACTCGACCAAGAAAAACTTCAAAAAAATATAAAACGTTACGAGGCAAAAGTAATATCTGGTATCAAACCACTGAAATTCGTGCCGGCTTCCGGTGCAGCCAGCCGGATGTTTAAAGCGCTTTTCGAGGCTCTGGAAGAGTGTGAGACTTCGAAAACACCCGAGGAAGTTTTAAAAGAAAATAAAGCGGTAAAACAATTTGTTGACGAGATAGAAAAGTTTGCTTTTTATCAGGAACTCAAAAACAAAATCAGCGAAAACAGCGAAGAAGAAAGTTGTAAAAACCAGGTAGGATATTTGTTGAGTGAAAAAGGATTAAATTACGGCTCGCTTCCCAAAGGACTTTTAAAATTTCATAAATATAAAAATATTGACCGTACTCCTTTTGAAGAGCATCTGGCAGAAGGCGCAAAATACGCAAAAGACAGTGCGGGAAAAGTGCGACTGCATTTTACGGTCTCGCCCGAACACCAGGAAAGTTTTGAAAATCTGCTTCAAAAAATAAAAGAACCCTATGAAAATGAGCTGAGCGTAACCTTTGAGATTTCATTTAGCCAGCAAAAACCATCGACCGATACAATTGCTGTTGATTTGGAAAACGAACCGTTCAGGGAAGCTGATGGTAGTTTGTTATTCCGGCCGGGAGGTCACGGAGCTCTGATTGAAAACCTGAATGATTTGGATGCCGACATTATTTTTATAAAAAATATTGACAATGTTGTTCCTGACAAACTAAAAAAATCCACAATAGATTATAAAAAAGCATTGGCCGGCGTTTTGTTAAAATACCAGGAAAAAATTTTCCTTTACCAAAAAGAGCTAAACGAAAAACATCCGGTGGCGCTGGATCATGCATTTTTGGCGGAAGCTGCCAATTTTCTGGAAAACCAGCTCAACACAAAACCGGCAGAGAGTCAGTATTACACTGAAAAAGAACAACTTTATCATTATTTAAAAGAAAAATACAACCGCCCTTTGCGGGTGTGCGGGATGGTAAAAAACGAAGGTGAGCCGGGTGGCGGGCCATTCTGGGCAAAAAATCCGGATGAGACAGTTTCGTTGCAGGTTGTGGAAAGCTCTCAAATTGACCCGAATAGTATGCAACAGCAAACCATAATATCGCATGCCACGCATTTTAATCCTGTTGACCTGGTTTGCGGAGTAAAAAATTACAAAGGTGAAAAATATAACCTGCTTGAATATACTGACCCGGCAACAGGCTTTATTTCTAAAAAATCGAAAGACGGGAAAAATTTGAAAGCGCAGGAGCTTCCGGGTCTTTGGAACGGAGCAATGAGCAACTGGAATACGCTTTTTGCAGAGGTTCCGATTGAGACATTTAACCCGGTTAAAACTGTGAACGATTTGTTACGAGAACAACATCAATAA
- a CDS encoding DUF368 domain-containing protein gives MNRTTKDYLVLVLKGMGMGAADVVPGVSGGTIAFITGIYEELINSIKSINLNALKLILSGKIADFWKAINGTFLVCVLLGIGISVFSLAKGLKYLLDNHPVLVWSFFFGLIVASAIYVARTIKKWNIPTVVAGIAGIIVAYFITVITPAEANTTTWFIFVSGAIAICAMILPGISGSFILVLLGMYKFVLDAVGNLQIAVILTFMVGAAIGIITFSNILSWLLKKFHNQTIAVLAGFMVGSLNKVWPWKQVTETFTDRHGEIKPLVEVNILPGTYEQITGDNALLVGAILLAVAGFAIIFIIEGLTKPKKTN, from the coding sequence ATGAACAGAACAACAAAAGATTACCTTGTTTTGGTTTTAAAAGGAATGGGAATGGGAGCGGCTGATGTGGTTCCGGGAGTTTCCGGCGGAACCATCGCATTTATTACCGGAATTTATGAAGAGTTAATTAACTCAATAAAATCCATCAACTTAAATGCACTAAAACTTATTCTAAGCGGAAAAATCGCAGACTTTTGGAAAGCCATTAACGGAACTTTTCTGGTATGCGTTTTATTGGGAATCGGAATCAGTGTTTTTTCGCTGGCAAAAGGATTGAAGTATCTGCTTGACAACCATCCTGTTTTGGTATGGTCTTTCTTTTTCGGATTAATTGTCGCTTCGGCAATTTATGTGGCAAGAACGATAAAAAAATGGAATATTCCGACTGTTGTTGCAGGTATTGCGGGAATTATCGTTGCTTATTTCATCACCGTAATTACACCCGCGGAGGCCAACACAACCACATGGTTTATATTTGTTTCAGGTGCTATTGCCATTTGTGCCATGATTTTACCAGGAATTTCGGGGAGTTTTATTCTTGTTCTGCTTGGGATGTACAAGTTCGTCCTTGATGCTGTTGGAAATCTGCAGATAGCCGTGATTCTTACCTTTATGGTGGGAGCAGCCATCGGAATTATCACTTTTTCAAATATCTTGTCGTGGTTATTAAAAAAGTTTCATAATCAAACCATTGCTGTTTTGGCCGGTTTTATGGTGGGTTCATTAAATAAAGTCTGGCCCTGGAAACAAGTTACCGAAACTTTTACAGATCGGCACGGAGAAATAAAACCACTGGTTGAAGTAAATATTTTACCGGGAACCTATGAACAAATTACGGGAGACAATGCTCTTTTAGTTGGTGCAATTTTATTGGCTGTGGCCGGATTTGCCATTATTTTTATAATTGAAGGATTAACAAAACCAAAAAAAACGAATTAA
- a CDS encoding TIGR01212 family radical SAM protein (This family includes YhcC from E. coli K-12, an uncharacterized radical SAM protein.) has translation MTDKNFFWNHKKRYNDFPTYFKNKFLERVQKVSIDAGFTCPNRDGLKGKGGCTYCNNKTFKPTYCNLENSVTNQIQKGVDFFAKKYDAMKFLAYFQAYTNTYAPLEDLKRLYEEALQHPKIVGLVISTRPDSIDEELLDYLSELSKGAYVMVEFGVESHLDKSLELINRGHSFADSVWALEQTEKRGINNCAHMILGLPGENHSDWLEQAKIISKLPVKNLKLHQLQIHKGTILEKQYRERPDSFFLFSAEEYVELVVDYLELLSPQIIVERFISQAPPDMLLAPKWGLKNFEFVAKVEKRLKERDTWQGRLYK, from the coding sequence ATGACGGACAAGAATTTTTTCTGGAATCATAAAAAACGATACAACGATTTTCCGACCTATTTTAAAAACAAGTTTTTGGAAAGGGTGCAGAAGGTTTCCATCGATGCAGGGTTTACCTGTCCGAACCGCGATGGATTAAAAGGGAAAGGTGGTTGTACCTACTGCAACAATAAAACCTTCAAACCAACCTACTGTAACCTGGAAAACAGCGTTACAAATCAAATTCAAAAAGGTGTGGATTTTTTTGCCAAAAAATACGATGCGATGAAATTTTTGGCGTATTTCCAGGCATATACAAATACTTATGCTCCCCTGGAGGATTTAAAACGGCTTTATGAAGAAGCGCTTCAGCATCCTAAAATTGTTGGTTTGGTAATTTCAACCCGCCCTGATTCGATAGATGAAGAATTGCTGGATTACTTGTCGGAGCTGAGTAAAGGGGCCTATGTAATGGTTGAGTTTGGGGTAGAGTCGCATCTTGATAAGTCGCTGGAACTAATCAATCGGGGACATTCATTTGCTGATTCTGTTTGGGCGCTGGAACAAACCGAAAAACGCGGGATTAATAACTGTGCTCATATGATTTTAGGGCTTCCCGGTGAAAACCACTCCGACTGGCTCGAACAGGCAAAGATTATTTCAAAACTGCCGGTTAAAAACTTAAAATTACATCAGCTTCAGATTCATAAAGGAACCATACTCGAAAAGCAATACCGCGAGAGACCCGATTCATTTTTTCTTTTTTCAGCAGAAGAATATGTTGAACTGGTCGTTGATTACCTTGAGTTGTTAAGTCCACAGATTATTGTGGAACGGTTTATCAGCCAGGCGCCACCCGACATGTTGCTGGCTCCCAAATGGGGGCTGAAAAATTTTGAGTTTGTTGCTAAAGTTGAGAAACGCCTGAAAGAAAGAGATACCTGGCAAGGGAGATTATACAAATAA
- a CDS encoding EamA family transporter: MWAFAGLLSALFLGIYDIFKKTSLNGNAVMPVLFFSTLTSTALFLPVVIGSGLFPDKFTAIGLFAPSLTLTEHLQIILKSAIVVSSWILAFFAMKHLPVTIFAPIRSTGPLWTLAGALLIFQERLNGLQWVGVLLTLIFFYLFSTAGKLEGIEFRKNKWIYLIIGATILGSISGLYDKFIISRIDRIAVQAWFSFYQVIILFPVLAVFWFPNRKNTTKFRWRWTIPLIGVTLVVADFLYFYALSLEGSMISMISALRRSSVLITFTLGALLFKEQNLKRKGSYLIGILAGILLITLGSR, from the coding sequence ATGTGGGCTTTTGCAGGACTTCTTTCCGCCCTTTTTCTGGGTATTTATGACATTTTTAAAAAGACATCGCTAAACGGAAATGCTGTTATGCCGGTTCTCTTTTTTTCCACGCTTACAAGTACAGCACTATTTTTACCGGTTGTAATCGGGTCAGGCCTCTTTCCTGATAAGTTCACTGCGATTGGGCTTTTTGCGCCTTCACTTACCCTTACTGAACACCTGCAAATCATACTAAAATCTGCTATTGTAGTCTCCAGCTGGATCCTGGCTTTTTTTGCAATGAAACATCTGCCAGTTACTATTTTTGCGCCGATTCGCTCCACTGGTCCGTTATGGACATTAGCCGGAGCATTGCTTATTTTTCAGGAAAGACTTAATGGTTTGCAATGGGTCGGCGTTTTACTAACCCTCATCTTTTTCTATCTCTTTTCAACCGCCGGAAAGCTCGAAGGTATTGAATTCAGAAAAAACAAGTGGATTTACCTTATCATTGGTGCAACTATTTTGGGGTCCATCAGCGGATTGTACGATAAATTTATTATTTCGCGCATAGATAGAATTGCGGTACAGGCATGGTTTTCATTTTACCAGGTAATTATTTTGTTTCCGGTTTTGGCGGTTTTCTGGTTTCCCAACCGCAAAAATACTACAAAATTTCGTTGGCGCTGGACAATCCCGCTGATAGGAGTCACCCTGGTGGTTGCTGACTTTTTATATTTCTACGCATTAAGTTTGGAAGGCTCTATGATTTCGATGATCTCAGCACTGCGCAGAAGCAGCGTTCTGATTACCTTTACTTTAGGCGCGTTGCTTTTTAAAGAACAAAATCTAAAAAGAAAAGGTAGTTATTTAATTGGAATTCTTGCCGGCATTTTACTGATTACTTTGGGAAGCCGCTAG
- a CDS encoding tetratricopeptide repeat protein, which produces MNEEERKNFSSEEDISEALNRFKRSLISGNKKYFDVSEFEGIVEQLLEEGDINASEIAARQGIQIHPNAVTLHLKYAQVLLSKGKIEDAIKHLNLVEKIESTNPDVHLIKGSAWLVLGDEPKAGRSFRKAIKSAGKEVDDILYHIGAAYVQTGDIPTAIQHFEQALIANPKNEMALYELGFFCDQQGDYKKSVSYYNQYLDIDPFNYSTWFNLGITQNKAGNHDKAVEAYEFALALNDEFHQALFNIANAHANAGRYKDAIKKYFEYLEFEPENDDAYCYIGECYLNLEDYTKSAEHYQKAIDINEDNDTAWFGVGLIMWVEKKFPESIVFIKKALEIDDSNPEYWLTLSKVYNDFNHKKNAVKALKKAVKLEPENSEIWLTWADVYLNFEELENAIQILKAAIKKNGDAILKYRLVSLYLENKDEPDAFEMLNTAMKQDFLQINLLFDFYPKAPKNKRLKKLVDEFRKANNFE; this is translated from the coding sequence ATGAACGAAGAAGAGAGGAAAAATTTTAGCAGTGAGGAAGATATCAGTGAAGCCCTGAACCGTTTTAAACGTTCGCTGATATCGGGTAATAAAAAATATTTCGATGTTTCTGAATTTGAAGGAATTGTAGAACAGTTGCTCGAAGAAGGGGATATAAACGCCTCAGAAATAGCAGCGCGGCAGGGTATTCAAATTCACCCCAACGCAGTAACTCTCCACTTAAAATATGCGCAGGTCTTATTGAGTAAGGGAAAAATTGAAGACGCAATAAAACACCTCAATCTTGTTGAAAAGATTGAATCTACCAACCCCGATGTGCACCTTATAAAAGGTTCGGCATGGTTGGTTTTGGGCGATGAACCTAAAGCAGGGCGTTCATTCCGAAAAGCCATAAAGAGCGCGGGCAAAGAAGTAGATGACATTTTGTATCATATTGGGGCGGCCTATGTTCAAACCGGTGATATTCCAACTGCCATTCAGCACTTTGAGCAGGCACTGATTGCCAATCCAAAAAATGAAATGGCACTTTATGAACTTGGATTTTTCTGCGACCAGCAGGGCGACTACAAAAAAAGCGTTTCGTATTATAATCAATATCTCGATATTGATCCGTTTAATTATTCAACCTGGTTTAATTTAGGTATCACCCAAAATAAAGCAGGTAATCATGACAAAGCAGTTGAAGCATATGAATTTGCTCTCGCGCTGAACGACGAATTCCACCAGGCTCTTTTTAATATCGCCAATGCTCATGCGAATGCCGGCAGATATAAAGATGCCATTAAAAAATATTTTGAATATCTAGAGTTTGAGCCGGAAAACGACGATGCTTATTGTTATATAGGCGAATGTTATCTGAATCTGGAAGATTATACAAAATCAGCAGAACATTATCAGAAAGCCATTGATATTAACGAAGATAATGATACTGCCTGGTTTGGTGTAGGCTTAATTATGTGGGTGGAGAAAAAATTCCCGGAAAGTATTGTTTTTATCAAAAAAGCATTGGAGATTGACGATTCCAATCCAGAATACTGGCTGACGCTTTCAAAAGTATACAACGATTTCAACCACAAAAAGAACGCGGTTAAAGCGTTAAAGAAAGCTGTCAAACTGGAGCCGGAAAACAGCGAAATATGGCTAACATGGGCTGACGTATATCTGAACTTTGAAGAACTCGAAAACGCCATTCAGATTTTAAAAGCCGCAATAAAAAAGAACGGTGACGCGATATTAAAATACCGTTTGGTGAGTTTATATCTTGAAAACAAGGATGAACCCGATGCTTTTGAAATGTTGAACACTGCAATGAAACAGGACTTTCTTCAAATCAACCTTCTTTTTGATTTTTATCCCAAAGCTCCTAAAAACAAGCGACTTAAAAAACTGGTCGATGAATTTCGGAAGGCCAATAATTTTGAATAA